From the genome of Halomonas sp. MCCC 1A13316, one region includes:
- a CDS encoding transglutaminase-like cysteine peptidase, with protein sequence MTHRPPPHGFKPGRRRFLAGLGGLLLAAGLGITPTALEARIDRARLRDRMQRLYGSSGLTILEEWFTLLDRLQGVDLDLQLREVNDFFNRRVRWLEDVQIWGDEDYWATPLETMGKRQGDCEDYSIAKYVTLKELGVPGSRLRMIYVRARIGRSQIVQAHMVLGYYETPTAVPQILDNLVPSITPATQRTDLDPVFSFNSQGLWAGGSSQSRADPVARLSRWRNVIERMQQQGFM encoded by the coding sequence ATGACGCATCGCCCTCCCCCACATGGCTTCAAGCCCGGTCGCCGCCGATTTCTGGCCGGCCTGGGGGGGCTATTGCTGGCCGCCGGGTTGGGCATCACCCCAACGGCACTCGAGGCCCGGATCGATCGCGCCCGCCTGCGTGACAGAATGCAGCGCCTGTATGGCAGTTCGGGCCTCACCATTCTCGAGGAGTGGTTCACGCTGCTCGACCGGCTGCAAGGTGTCGACCTCGACTTGCAGCTGCGCGAGGTCAATGACTTCTTCAATCGCCGGGTGCGCTGGCTCGAGGACGTTCAGATCTGGGGCGACGAGGACTACTGGGCCACCCCGCTGGAGACCATGGGCAAGCGCCAGGGCGACTGCGAGGACTACTCGATCGCCAAGTACGTGACGCTCAAGGAACTCGGCGTGCCCGGTTCTCGCCTGCGCATGATCTACGTTCGTGCCCGCATCGGCCGCAGCCAGATCGTGCAAGCCCATATGGTGCTGGGTTACTACGAGACGCCAACGGCGGTGCCTCAGATACTCGACAACCTCGTTCCTTCGATCACTCCTGCCACCCAGCGTACCGATCTCGACCCGGTATTCAGCTTCAACAGCCAGGGCCTGTGGGCCGGCGGTTCCAGCCAGTCGCGGGCCGATCCGGTGGCACGCCTGTCACGCTGGCGAAATGTGATCGAACGTATGCAGCAGCAGGGATTCATGTGA
- a CDS encoding EAL domain-containing protein, translated as MSLIKQLWLTITTLLLLAFVGSLLIGVTSSRHYIEQEIEIKNNDNANALALSMSQMEKDPVILELLLAAQFDTGHYQRIELRDAEGEIIEQRTAGEYVDDVPAWFVELVRFDVPAGHAVVQNGWQQYGTLELESQRSFAYRSLWRSSLELAGWFALAGVVSLLLAGWIVSTIRRPLRNVVSQAQAIGQRRFMVANEPRTRELREVVQAMNQLSEAVRRMLGEESDKLDQLRRRMQHDPVTDTLTRAPFLDQLQAHLKSEKDDASGTLAMVRVARLAELNQQLGHGATDTLLIRVARRLDQLANLYGYGTVGRLNGSDFALTLPRHHDLEALGNDLAERLRSLGEEFGATVSLPSALCQYHQGESRTQLLASLDGALAAAEARGGNSQEIVDQPASSVLFTNHDEWREALTEALDQGVFLAHYPVLDAQGQLIHHEVPSRLRLKGEWRPAGVFLPWVSRLAMAPSLDLAAISAAISDVETSGKAVAINLSPDSLNDGHFVGELLSRVRARQSIADKLWFELPQSVALQQPQPLKTLCHALLGLGCRVGLEHVGTQFGKIEGLQDLGLSFMKIDGALSQEIESRSDQQSLLRGMATLAHSLGIMAIAEGVENQGAADTLFELGLDGVTGPGIREQSVNGG; from the coding sequence ATGTCATTGATCAAGCAGCTCTGGCTTACCATCACGACACTGCTGCTGCTGGCTTTCGTTGGCAGCCTGCTCATCGGCGTGACGAGCAGCCGTCATTACATCGAGCAGGAGATAGAGATCAAGAACAATGACAACGCTAATGCCTTGGCCTTGTCGATGAGCCAGATGGAGAAGGACCCCGTCATTCTGGAGCTGCTGCTGGCCGCCCAGTTCGATACCGGCCACTACCAGCGCATCGAGTTGCGCGACGCCGAGGGAGAGATAATCGAGCAGCGCACCGCCGGCGAATATGTCGACGACGTACCTGCCTGGTTCGTCGAGCTGGTACGTTTCGATGTCCCAGCGGGCCATGCGGTGGTACAGAATGGCTGGCAGCAGTACGGTACCCTGGAACTGGAAAGCCAGCGCAGCTTTGCCTACCGCTCACTGTGGCGCAGTAGCCTGGAGCTGGCCGGCTGGTTCGCCCTTGCCGGCGTCGTTAGCTTGCTGCTGGCGGGCTGGATCGTGAGCACCATTCGCCGCCCGCTGCGCAACGTGGTCAGCCAGGCCCAGGCCATCGGCCAGCGCCGCTTCATGGTGGCCAACGAGCCGCGTACGCGTGAACTGCGGGAAGTGGTGCAGGCCATGAACCAACTCTCGGAAGCTGTACGCCGCATGCTGGGTGAAGAGAGCGACAAGCTCGACCAGCTACGGCGGCGCATGCAACACGACCCGGTAACGGATACGCTCACCCGAGCGCCTTTCCTGGATCAGTTGCAGGCGCATTTAAAGAGCGAGAAGGACGACGCCAGCGGCACCTTGGCCATGGTACGTGTCGCGCGCCTTGCCGAACTCAACCAGCAGCTGGGGCATGGGGCAACCGATACGCTACTGATTCGGGTCGCTCGACGCCTGGATCAGTTGGCTAACCTATACGGATACGGCACGGTGGGACGCCTCAACGGCAGCGATTTCGCCCTGACCTTACCACGTCATCACGATCTTGAAGCACTCGGCAACGACCTGGCGGAGCGCCTGCGCAGCCTGGGCGAGGAGTTCGGTGCTACCGTGTCGCTGCCCTCCGCCCTGTGCCAATACCATCAGGGCGAGAGCCGCACCCAACTATTGGCCAGCCTCGACGGTGCGCTGGCCGCCGCCGAGGCCCGCGGCGGAAACAGTCAAGAGATCGTCGACCAGCCTGCCAGCAGCGTGCTCTTCACGAACCATGACGAGTGGCGCGAGGCACTGACGGAAGCCCTCGATCAAGGTGTATTCCTGGCCCACTATCCTGTACTCGATGCACAGGGCCAACTGATCCACCACGAGGTGCCCTCGCGCCTGCGGCTGAAGGGGGAATGGCGCCCAGCGGGCGTGTTCCTGCCCTGGGTATCGCGCCTGGCCATGGCACCCTCGCTCGATCTGGCTGCGATTTCGGCTGCAATTTCGGACGTGGAGACTAGCGGCAAAGCGGTGGCGATCAACCTCTCGCCCGATTCGCTCAATGATGGCCACTTCGTCGGCGAGCTGCTCTCTCGTGTACGGGCGCGCCAGAGCATTGCAGACAAGCTGTGGTTCGAGCTGCCGCAGTCCGTAGCCTTGCAGCAACCGCAACCGCTGAAGACGCTATGCCATGCCCTGCTGGGGTTAGGCTGTCGGGTTGGCCTGGAACATGTCGGCACCCAATTCGGCAAGATCGAAGGGTTGCAGGACCTGGGCCTGAGCTTCATGAAGATCGATGGCGCCTTGAGCCAGGAAATCGAGAGCCGTAGCGATCAGCAGAGCTTGCTGCGAGGTATGGCCACGCTGGCCCACTCTCTCGGCATCATGGCTATTGCGGAAGGCGTGGAAAACCAGGGAGCCGCTGATACTCTCTTCGAGCTGGGGCTGGATGGGGTGACGGGCCCAGGGATCCGTGAACAGAGCGTTAACGGCGGTTGA
- a CDS encoding tryptophan synthase subunit beta like protein, whose protein sequence is MYIKRNESGQVVQVSREATAECREFVPPCSPELQSFVAEDDAENLALSKSDLTFVRVLEDVINVLMDKGVISFTDLPEPAQQKLMERQSLRKRRNSVGLMSEEDNDTI, encoded by the coding sequence ATGTACATCAAGCGCAACGAATCGGGGCAAGTCGTGCAGGTCAGCCGTGAGGCGACGGCTGAGTGCCGTGAATTCGTGCCGCCGTGTTCACCCGAGCTACAAAGCTTCGTCGCGGAAGATGACGCCGAGAACCTGGCGCTGTCGAAGTCCGACCTGACCTTCGTGCGGGTACTCGAGGACGTGATCAACGTGCTGATGGACAAGGGCGTGATCAGCTTCACCGATCTTCCCGAGCCGGCCCAGCAGAAGTTGATGGAGCGTCAGTCGTTGCGCAAGCGCAGGAACAGCGTGGGCCTGATGTCGGAGGAGGATAACGACACTATCTGA
- a CDS encoding IS30 family transposase, whose product MPHCYRHLTAEDRAAIMMMRTTHSIRAIAAHLGRAPSTVSRELARHTVDASRGYDASLAGYRARLARHRPRQQPKLHPGSELFDLVAYLLRQYWSPQQIASTLSLMFPDDNRRQVSHETIYNALYVMPRGSLKKELIACLRQGNGKRRPRSRGKDRRGQIPDLVSIHMRPPEIEDRLMPGHWEGDLIMGANNRSAVGTLVERTTRLVILAKLDGTTATAAAIGFSDKLNEVPRALRLSMTYDQGREMMQHAEITQRTGTAIYFADPHSPWQRGSNENTNGLLRQYLPKGTDLSVYSQEELDAIADSLNTRPRKTLDWRTPLEVYSEVLKKSVAGPGTLQ is encoded by the coding sequence ATGCCTCATTGCTATCGCCACCTCACTGCTGAAGACCGAGCCGCCATCATGATGATGCGAACCACCCACTCGATCCGGGCCATCGCCGCTCACTTGGGGCGCGCGCCAAGTACCGTGTCACGGGAGCTTGCTCGCCATACGGTCGATGCCAGCAGAGGCTACGATGCCAGCCTGGCAGGCTATAGAGCTCGGTTGGCGCGTCACCGGCCACGTCAGCAACCAAAGCTGCATCCCGGCAGCGAGCTATTCGATTTAGTCGCCTATCTGCTGCGCCAGTACTGGTCACCGCAGCAGATCGCCAGCACACTGTCACTCATGTTTCCTGATGATAATCGCCGCCAGGTCTCCCACGAGACCATCTACAACGCGCTCTATGTGATGCCCCGAGGCTCTCTCAAGAAAGAGCTCATCGCCTGCTTGCGGCAGGGCAACGGCAAGCGTCGGCCGCGCAGCCGGGGTAAAGACCGGCGTGGCCAGATCCCGGACCTGGTTAGCATTCATATGCGGCCGCCCGAGATCGAAGACCGCCTGATGCCCGGCCACTGGGAAGGTGACCTGATCATGGGAGCCAACAACCGATCCGCTGTCGGCACGCTGGTGGAGCGCACCACGCGCCTGGTGATACTGGCCAAACTGGACGGCACGACGGCCACCGCCGCTGCCATCGGGTTCAGCGACAAGCTGAACGAGGTCCCACGCGCCTTGCGGCTCTCCATGACCTACGACCAGGGCAGGGAGATGATGCAGCATGCCGAGATCACACAACGGACCGGGACGGCCATCTATTTCGCCGATCCCCATAGCCCGTGGCAACGAGGCTCTAACGAAAATACCAACGGTTTGTTGCGGCAGTACCTGCCGAAGGGCACGGACCTGTCGGTCTATAGCCAGGAAGAGCTCGATGCCATTGCGGATTCCTTGAACACACGACCGCGCAAGACATTGGACTGGCGAACGCCTCTGGAAGTCTATTCCGAGGTGCTCAAGAAATCGGTCGCTGGACCGGGCACCCTTCAATAG
- a CDS encoding DUF4123 domain-containing protein yields MNGDLIPDAWREAALPSGIRRYAVIEMATLVPAARTELFDSFGSDSPFWALIDDDTQPHLKREGPWLLEVSDACLSSWQHLDSLSCALHAWIESRLEGQLLAAQLAHAMVVENQSGNRSLLRFYMAELIERLHAEAPEECREALFGGIERWWYRANGNEWVALPGLEQRKPSGNWHLKVDDDLWAALHGDTEVMGLTAVLVESAPDLFLHVCNCERPRLVARALEGADRRGLLRGSDRRTYVYLQLSQGEEAWQSEEMQVLLQQASLGEKTLLELLEAKYGEADAR; encoded by the coding sequence ATGAACGGTGACCTGATACCCGATGCATGGCGGGAGGCCGCTCTGCCCAGCGGGATAAGGCGCTACGCTGTGATCGAAATGGCCACTCTCGTTCCGGCGGCACGTACCGAGTTGTTCGATAGTTTCGGTAGCGATAGCCCCTTCTGGGCGTTGATCGATGACGACACCCAACCCCATCTCAAGCGAGAAGGACCCTGGTTACTCGAAGTCAGCGATGCGTGCCTCAGTTCGTGGCAGCACCTCGACTCGCTCTCTTGTGCACTTCATGCCTGGATCGAGAGCAGACTCGAAGGGCAGCTTCTGGCAGCTCAACTGGCTCATGCCATGGTGGTCGAGAATCAGTCAGGTAACCGTTCCCTGCTGCGTTTCTATATGGCGGAGCTGATCGAGCGGCTGCACGCCGAGGCGCCGGAAGAGTGCCGTGAGGCGCTGTTCGGTGGCATCGAGCGCTGGTGGTATCGAGCCAATGGAAACGAATGGGTAGCTTTGCCGGGTTTAGAACAACGCAAGCCTTCAGGAAACTGGCATTTGAAAGTCGACGACGACCTATGGGCAGCGTTGCATGGTGATACGGAAGTCATGGGGCTTACGGCTGTGCTGGTCGAAAGCGCTCCTGACCTGTTCCTGCATGTTTGCAACTGCGAGCGTCCCCGCCTGGTAGCAAGGGCTCTGGAGGGTGCCGATAGGCGGGGGCTGTTGCGTGGCTCGGATCGGCGCACCTACGTCTACCTTCAATTGAGCCAGGGGGAAGAAGCCTGGCAATCGGAAGAAATGCAGGTCTTGTTGCAGCAAGCTTCCTTGGGTGAAAAGACGCTGTTGGAACTGCTCGAAGCCAAGTATGGAGAAGCCGATGCTCGCTAA
- a CDS encoding DUF3304 domain-containing protein, translated as MLANWAMNRFFRLIPIWMQVVMVGLVVLALAWQALFQKSASGRLAGYNHTDRPIFSYWVNGNWGGNGGTTCCWSFKGDSAEVSWILSMTGEQQRQGIVEERHSINLPMPEHTRGDQYLHVHFLPGNKVDLVWSSEIRSPKLDQYREEFGK; from the coding sequence ATGCTCGCTAATTGGGCCATGAATCGATTTTTTCGCCTGATTCCGATATGGATGCAGGTCGTTATGGTTGGTTTGGTAGTGCTTGCCTTGGCCTGGCAAGCACTTTTTCAGAAATCAGCCAGTGGAAGGCTGGCTGGGTATAACCATACGGACCGGCCCATTTTTAGCTACTGGGTGAACGGTAACTGGGGAGGTAATGGCGGTACTACCTGTTGTTGGTCATTCAAAGGCGATAGTGCTGAGGTGAGTTGGATACTCAGCATGACCGGAGAGCAGCAACGTCAAGGCATAGTAGAAGAACGTCATAGTATTAATTTGCCCATGCCAGAGCATACCCGAGGTGACCAGTATCTGCATGTACATTTCCTGCCGGGTAACAAGGTTGATCTCGTCTGGAGTTCAGAGATCAGATCTCCAAAGCTTGATCAGTATCGTGAGGAGTTTGGTAAGTGA
- a CDS encoding type VI secretion system Vgr family protein: MADATGLQFTLELAGAGAADLAVVDFSLEEALSAPFTLTVRFASRDGSLSASTLLDRPVTLTVWQDGEVLRRVNAIVSEFGRGDRGHRRTMYSLVARPALWRLGLRHNSRIFQQVSPLTVLNTLCDERSLTDVAFAATREPAEREYLTQYRESDLDFIQRLAAEEGLFYFHEFFEIGFETGGETPSAAHRLVFADAPQALAHLGERTYHGRAGGTPPKRHVRKLQQLARVAPASVTLKDYSFKNPAYAQLHEHAAEGLEAHAQRDDYEHYDYPGRYKADASGEAFTRIRLEHLRNDALTCSAESDLPELAPGTRFTLTDHDLDELNRDWQVIKVTHNGSQPQALEEDGVTQGDAAGLGQMTKFDNTLVLTPADRAWRPEPNPKPRVDGPQIAFVVGPEGEEIYCDEHGRVKVQFPWDRYAEPNTAGAEGEAAGRAPSAWVRVSQGWAGGGYGSIAIPRIGHEVVVSYLEGDPDQPLITGRTYHAVNTSPYELPAHKTRTVIRTQSHQGEGFNELRFEDQADEEQIWLHAQKDLELLTNNDRTEEIGNDSFLSVHHDRIGEIDGDEHHTVRGNRHEQTDGNQHLTVQGTLHVKAGQAWLSESGRELHIKAGHKVVLEAGSELTLNAGGSFLKLDASGVTLVGPTVKVNAGGSPGSGTGQATEVPLLPGRAVPEGHDQIEAITHDPLRTTRLRVPEVCEECWQKAIAEGQYAVPENSP; encoded by the coding sequence ATGGCCGACGCAACTGGATTGCAATTCACCCTCGAGCTCGCCGGAGCCGGAGCGGCCGACTTGGCGGTGGTCGACTTCTCCCTGGAGGAGGCGCTCTCCGCGCCCTTCACCCTCACGGTGCGTTTCGCCAGCCGCGACGGCAGTCTCTCCGCCAGCACGCTGCTCGACCGCCCGGTGACCCTGACCGTCTGGCAGGACGGCGAGGTGCTGCGCCGGGTCAACGCCATCGTCAGCGAGTTCGGTCGCGGCGACCGCGGCCACCGGCGCACCATGTACTCGCTGGTCGCCCGCCCGGCGCTCTGGCGTCTCGGCCTGCGCCACAACTCGCGCATCTTCCAGCAGGTCTCGCCGCTCACCGTGCTCAACACCCTATGCGACGAACGCAGCCTCACCGACGTCGCCTTCGCCGCCACCCGCGAACCGGCCGAGCGGGAGTACCTGACCCAGTACCGTGAGAGTGACCTCGACTTCATCCAGCGCCTGGCCGCCGAAGAGGGACTGTTCTACTTTCACGAGTTTTTCGAGATAGGCTTCGAGACGGGCGGCGAGACACCCAGCGCCGCCCACCGCCTGGTGTTCGCCGACGCGCCCCAGGCGCTGGCCCACCTGGGCGAGCGTACCTACCACGGCCGGGCCGGCGGCACCCCGCCCAAGCGCCACGTGCGCAAGCTCCAGCAGCTCGCCCGGGTCGCCCCGGCCTCGGTCACGCTCAAGGACTACTCGTTCAAGAACCCCGCCTATGCGCAGCTTCACGAACACGCCGCGGAGGGCCTGGAAGCGCATGCGCAAAGAGACGACTACGAACATTACGACTACCCCGGCCGCTACAAGGCCGACGCCTCCGGCGAGGCCTTCACCCGCATTCGCCTCGAGCACCTGCGCAACGACGCCCTGACCTGTAGCGCCGAAAGCGACCTGCCCGAGCTCGCCCCGGGCACGCGCTTCACCCTCACCGACCACGATCTCGACGAGCTCAACCGCGACTGGCAAGTCATCAAGGTCACCCACAACGGCAGCCAGCCCCAGGCCCTTGAGGAAGATGGTGTCACCCAGGGTGACGCGGCGGGGTTGGGGCAAATGACCAAGTTCGACAACACCCTGGTCCTCACCCCCGCCGACCGCGCCTGGCGCCCCGAGCCCAACCCCAAGCCCCGTGTCGACGGCCCGCAGATCGCCTTCGTCGTCGGCCCCGAAGGCGAAGAGATCTACTGCGACGAACACGGCCGGGTCAAGGTGCAGTTCCCCTGGGACCGCTACGCCGAGCCCAATACCGCCGGGGCTGAAGGCGAAGCCGCTGGAAGAGCGCCCAGTGCCTGGGTGCGCGTCAGCCAGGGCTGGGCCGGCGGTGGCTACGGCAGTATCGCCATCCCGCGGATCGGGCATGAGGTGGTGGTCAGCTACCTGGAGGGCGACCCCGATCAGCCGCTGATCACCGGGCGCACCTACCACGCCGTCAACACCTCGCCCTACGAACTGCCGGCGCACAAGACCCGCACCGTCATCCGCACCCAGAGTCACCAGGGCGAAGGGTTCAATGAACTTCGCTTCGAAGACCAGGCCGACGAAGAGCAAATCTGGCTCCACGCCCAGAAGGACCTGGAACTGCTCACCAACAACGACCGCACCGAAGAGATCGGCAACGACAGCTTCCTCAGCGTGCATCACGACCGCATCGGCGAGATCGACGGCGACGAACACCACACCGTGCGCGGCAACCGGCACGAGCAGACCGACGGCAACCAGCACCTCACGGTGCAGGGTACGCTGCACGTCAAGGCCGGCCAGGCCTGGCTCAGCGAGAGTGGCCGCGAACTGCACATCAAGGCCGGCCACAAGGTCGTTCTCGAAGCCGGCAGCGAGCTGACGCTGAACGCCGGTGGCAGCTTCCTCAAGCTCGACGCCAGCGGCGTGACCCTCGTCGGGCCCACGGTGAAGGTCAACGCCGGCGGCAGTCCCGGCTCGGGCACCGGACAGGCGACTGAGGTGCCATTGCTGCCGGGGAGGGCGGTGCCGGAGGGGCACGACCAGATTGAAGCCATTACGCACGACCCATTGCGTACCACTCGCCTGAGAGTACCGGAGGTGTGCGAAGAGTGCTGGCAAAAGGCCATCGCGGAGGGCCAATACGCCGTGCCGGAGAACAGTCCATGA